The Haloprofundus salinisoli region AGAAGGTCGCCGACATGGGCGAGGACGTGTACAAACGGCTCAACGAGGTCCGCGAGCAGGTGAAAGCCACGCAGGACACCGTCGCCGAGACGAAGGCTCGCGTCGCCAGTCTCGAAACCGAAGTCGCCGAGCAGCGCGCGATTCTCGAAGCCATCGCCGAACAGCAGGGCGTCGACGTGGACTCGGTGACCGCCGAGGCGCACATCGCCGAAGCCGAACGCATCGCAAACGCCGAGGCGGAACAGGACAGCGAAGAGACGACGGACTCCGACGAGACGGCAGTCCCCGAAGACGACGGCGCGTCCGCCCAGGAGAACGGCGCGACCACCACCGATAACGCGTAACGCTGTCCGAAGGCGCCAGTACGTGCGGGGTTGCCACTCCGCGCGCCGACGTACCGCCGCACCGACGCGCCGTGAGCGATAACAACACTAAGGTTCGGGGGCAACTTTTGCCAGCGCATGACGAACCACGCCGCTCCGCTCGATTCGGTGCTGGAGGCCATCGGCAAGACGCCGCTGGTCTCGGTCCACGCGGCCCCCGAGGAGGTGCCCGTCTACGCCAAGCTGGAGTCGTTCAACCCCGGCGCGAGCGTCAAAGACCGCATCGGCAAGT contains the following coding sequences:
- a CDS encoding DUF5798 family protein — translated: MGLGSTARTLQKVADMGEDVYKRLNEVREQVKATQDTVAETKARVASLETEVAEQRAILEAIAEQQGVDVDSVTAEAHIAEAERIANAEAEQDSEETTDSDETAVPEDDGASAQENGATTTDNA